The nucleotide window GGACAAACCACGAGAGCCTCACTTGGAGGCAGCTTATAAGGTATTGCGATATCTTAAACAAACCCCCGGACAAGGCATCCTTCTGCCCTCTAGTGGATCTTTGGAGCTAACAGCATATTGTGATGCGGATTGGGCAAGATGTAAGGATACAAGAAGATCAATTACAGGATATTGTATATTTCTTGGAAGTGCTCCAATTTCATGGAAGACAAAGAAGCAAAGCACAGTCTCTCATTCAAGCGCTGAAGCCGAGTATTGCTCTATGACAACGACTTGCTGCGAGGTAACATGGTTGCTATATATTTTACATGATTTGAATGTTAGACAAGTACGACCAGTGAGCTTATATTGTGACAATAAAGCAGCGATTCACATAGCTTCTAATCCTGTATTTCATGAGAGAACAGAGCATATTGAGATTGATTGTCATGTGGTGAGAGAGAATGTGCAAAGGGGAATGATAAAGACACAGTATGTTAAGACCCAAGAGTAGCCAGCAGATGTCTTTACAAAGCCATTGAACTCGAATCAATTTCGGACATTGTCAAGCAAGTTGGGAGTGATTAACATccactccaacttgaggggaagTGTCAAGAAAGAAGATTCTAGTTGATTCGATAAATCTTGTATTAGCTATCAATTACGATTGTTTCCTAGAATGACTCCTACAAATTAGGTTTGTTATTTTAACTCTTGTATATATTGGGATAGCCATTCGTTGAATATACATACAGAATTCAAACTCAATCTGTTTCTGTATATTTCCCATCACTTAGCTATCTTACATAGACGATTACGATGTGTGCCTCGCATTTACTTTTCTTGCCACAAAGATGAAAACAAAATCCAGGTTCCTGTGTCTCAAATCTCAATGCAGCTATATATATGCAAGTGGTCGACTTGTCAGTTCCGAGGTCGGTGTTAGATTCTTGTACTACTTCAAAAAAGAGTGAAAAAACCGAGGAAAATTCTTTTACCATAATAGtgaaccaaaaataaataataaaaaaaaccaaaaatctttattatttttgtgaCTCTCTATGCAGCAAGTCCATTCTATATGTTTCGTGGATTCTCTCGCGTCAATCATATTcatatttctcttcttctccacaAATGAACCAAAAACGATTGATGGGTATTCCTCAACCATTTTTGTTCATTCGAAGTCACAACAATTTGCCTAAgatattttcaaattttcgaTTGGTGGGTGTGCCAATTCACTCTAAGCTCACTCTCTTCCAAAAGATGTAGCCTTTCTCACATAGTTTTCACCCAACTTTTCCACATATTACCTCCCCcagttttttcattttgtaaATTTCCACGGCAATTTCTGAGAAATTTTGGTTCCTCTGATCACTTTTCGTACTGGGCTCCCtcaaagattgaagctttacGGAAAAAGGTTGAAGCTTTGGAAGGTTGAGGTGCCACATGGGATTGGGACTGACGATTTTGAAGAGGAGATGGAGTCGGAGTCGGGTTTACTAGAGCAATCAATCAATAGTCGTTACTCGCTTTGGGTCCAAGAAGCTCTGAACGAATTGCCGGACAGTTTTACGGTGACTGATCCTTATATTTCCGGCCAACCCATCGTTTTTGCGAGCAAAGGGTTCCTGAAAATGATGGGGTACTCGAAAACCGAGGTGATTGGGAGGAATGGGAGGATATTTCAAGGGCCAGGTACTTGTAGAAGGTCGGTTATGGAAATAAGGGAGGCCattagagaagagagaggtatTCAGATTAATTTGGTGAATTATAGGAGGGATGGGACACCCTTCTGGATGCTGTTTCATATGTGCCCTGTGTTTAGCAAAGAGGATGGGAGGGTGATTCATTTTGTGGCAGTTCAAGTTCCCATTTTGCGAAAACCGAGGAGGAGGAATGGGGTTGGTTTGGTGTATGAGGAGGAGAGTAGGGTGAATGAGAGTGTTTATGGGTCTTGTAGAAGAGAAGTGTGCTCTGATTCTTTGGTGGATTTGGGCAGTGCTTTGTCTCTGGAGTGTGCATTGGATGATGCTGATAATAGAGGTCTGGCATTGTTTAGTTTTCGCTTGTTTAATAGTTGGTTTTAGTTTGTGATTGTCGAAAATGATTGAAGTTACTTGTTAGAAATGTGATGATTATTTAGGTCTTGTTGCTGAGTCGATTGCTCTTGTAGGTTTGTTTCAATGTGATTTTGTGATGTTGATCTTTTGTGTTGTGAGCAAGTTTTGGTTGTGGATTGGGTGTTCATGTAGTGTCATGCATATACAGGACTGGAGATTGAAGAGACGTGTGAGGCAAGTGAATTAGAGAAGCAAAGAGCTGCGTCTTCCATGAATAACATCTTGTCTGTGCTAACACATTATAGCGAGTTAACAGGCAGACTGGTGTGTGGAAAGAGATGCAACTTAACTGGGGTGGGCCTTCTCAGTTCATCCTTAAATATTTCTCTTGGTAGAATCAAACAAAGCTTTGTATTGTGAGTTGCaaattctcatttttttttttctactttaGCAAGAATTGTAATTTCTGAAGATTGCTGATGGTTCTATTTTGTGTTTACTTCGACATGATTGAGTTGCCTTGCAGAACAGATCCGCACTTACCTGACATGCCTATAGTTTACGCAAGTGAGGCCTTCTTCAAATTGACAGGTAAAAGGGGATATGTTCTGTTTGCCAAATGCTGAACAACTCTTCAAACCATTCTAAACACCATTTACTTCGCAACTGCTTTGAACAATCCAGCATATGCGGTTACTCAGCTCAGTTTTTTCCTGTTGTATAGGTTATGCCAGACACGAAGTCATGGGACGCAATTGTAGATTTCTAAGTGGCGAGGATACGGATTCCTCAGCGACATATCGGGTATATCTCTTTTTCCGCTATGATTATTGGTCTTCACTGTGTGATTTCATTACTTGACAGAATAGATAGATCTTAAGTTTACCATCTCATTCGATCATTTCACCTCCTTTTCTTCAGATAAAGGAAAGCGTTCAGAATGAAAAAGCATGCACAGTACGTATCTTGAATTACAGGTTGCTACTTAACTACTATTCAATATCTTGCAAATGAACTGACATTATTCATCTGATTTAACTTTTTTATTGCTTCATTCTTAGGAAGGATAAGAGTTCATTTTGGAATCTTCTTCATGTATCACCAATTCGTAATGCTTCTGGCAAGGTATTTCATATGTTATGTTTAGATGCCTCTAGTTGAATCTTACTGTTAATCTTTGAGAATGAGATTTATAGTGTCAACTTGATATGCCTTTCGTTACACTCGGAGAAAAGTAGGGCATAATatgccttttgagttgattgacCTTTGGTCAACTTTGTTTATTCATGATGCAAAGTAGGGCAAGCAGGACAAGAGAATTTCATAGAACTGAAGCTTCTggattggcttttttttttttttttcaattaccaTAATAGTCTGGTTAACTTGTAAAGCTCGTTGTTACTAAAATTTGCGTCACATGTTGTGAATATCTGTGTATGTTTAACACTATGGACAGTGAGAATCTTAGGATAGAATAGAGATTTTTAACTGGTAAAGAACAGTTGGCAGAGCTGGAAATGTGCAGTTTGtattgaatttttgttttttctcatCTTCAAGGATTAATCGAATGCATCACTCCAGAAGGAGTTGCATTAGATTCTTTGGTTATATGCAAATCATGAAATAATTTAGTGTATCACCAATGGCCATTGGTTATGATGTTTGATATGCATTTGATGATGCTGTGCTTGTTTTATCTCATATAATGTTGGTAAGATTCATTGAAAAATACTTTTTAATTGCAGCCAGCAATTGCCTGTTTACTGTTTTTGCTTATGATTCTATGTTCTTTGTGATGACTCCACTTTGATGACGATATTGATGCATTTGAGGTGATGtctgaaaataaaatataagaatTTATGTTCTGTGGATTCATTTGCTGTAGTAAACATATCTCCACACATTTATCCCCAACATTTTGTTTACTTAACCACTCTCCACAAGGCTCtgccttttcttcttgcaaaCTTAGATATTGGCCATTAGTATGCATGTTAATTCATTGGTAGCTGATATTGTCAGAGCTTTTACACTTTAGTACTTTATCAATTTCTGTTATTTCTCCATTGTACAAAGAATATGACTTCTTTGTACAAGTACCCCGAAATCCATAATTatccagattaatactagactgACATTGCTGAGTGCAAAATCATTTAAATTCCATTCACTGTATCTGATGGCGGGGGACCAGAAAGAGCTTCTGATCATTTCTTCTGTCACTATATTTGTCTTACTGTGTTTATGGATGGGTGTTCAGATTGCGTACTTTGTGGGTGTTCAGATGGAAGAAGCCTGTAAGAACCAGGATGGGCATGGGCTAAGCCCTGAGATGAGGCAGCTTAGCGCCGTTGGAGCCGTCAGGATTGCAGTGAGGAGTTTATCAATGGGTGCCGGCACATCCAAGTCTTGACAGGATTGCAGTGAGAAGTTTATCAATGGGTACTGGCAGATCCAAGTATTGAGAAGATAAGCGTATAAATTCTCACATTTGTAATCCTCATCTGGCAGTAGTTGAAAGGGGAGAAGCAGAAATTTTTGTGTTCGGTGTGCTGCATCAGATCTTTGTTACACTAacattgtttatatatatatatatatatgaaaagggGAATTTCCTTGGTTCATTCCAGCTCTGCTCATGAGGATTAGCCTCCACATCCCATTGTTTATCTTTTTTGACTCTCTGTTTATAGTTTTGGTATCTTAATCTTCCTAATTTGGTGTACCGTAATCTGGAGTTGCAACTCTGATGTCTGTTTCAGCTTTTGGAATTGTAACTCAGGAATTGATGACCAAGTGTCTTCATAGTACCTGACAGATAAAGAACTATGATCAAATGTCAGTATTTTGATACCGTGTTGGGCCGGGCTACCTCTCAGCGAGCTGAACTCATGTTGGATTAGACTAGCCCATCCTCTAATTCCCGGTAGCCTATAGGATGAGGAAGCTAAGCCTTAGGACCGGCCATGTACCTACATTCTATAGTCCCCAACACCAAAAAATATGAATAAAAAAGGAATACACCTTTTTtccattaaaaaaattataataattattataaatatataaataagaaGGAGTTTACGGTTTACCTATGCccacaaattaaaataaaattagataCACCTTTGCTGATGAAATTTGCGTCGAATTCTCAGGGTTGCACCTTGTATACCTTACTTAGCCGTATGAGGACGTTTGGACTAGATATTGGCAAACAGATGCAGCCGGTGCCTTGAAAAGGTTAGCGCAAAACTCAAAATTTATGACAGACCTTGGCAGCAGCTATATGTAAAGTCTCAACTGAATGAGGGATAGTATTCTTGCGTACTAGCTCATACAAGCATACCAAATATGCTAACAAAGACTCAAATTAATATCGATCTAACCACCATTAGAAAATCATTTGCTATCCAGCTAGCTGTATTAATAGTAACCTGTAATTTGGAGCTTCGAATGtggaataaattagggtttagggaaatcaGGGAGTTTCGAATGGGAAAATCAACCAGCTAACATAATAGAAGCGCTTTGTAGCTTTGTTTGATGAGATTTTTTTACGAATCCATCACTCTACGAGTCTACGTGATTAACAGGTCACCTAATTATGAATATTGATCCGCGTCTGCTAGCAATCTTAGTCAAAATTGAAACTTAATGGCGTCAAATTAAGTTCATCTTCTCCAAAATCAGATGCAAGCTAGTGTCACTATATAGTATCTAGCATATAATTAGGATGCTTAAAACTATACTCAATCATGTATATCTTCGATCATTGACCAAGATATAGATAACTAACACACTCAtattcttcatttttcatttacaCTATCACCTAATCTTCTTAATGAAATGCTGAGATATGCTAAGATGAGTGTGTTTACTGACTTTATTTTGATAAGCTCACCACTTAAATAGGTAATTGAGTGTATTTGGAAGTAAATCAATACAGTACGTCAAATCCCTATCAAAAAAAGCTCACCATATTAAGGAAAAACTTGAAGGGAAAATCTGAATCACGAAATATCAGCATCCAGTTTTGGCACATAACAATGCATTAGATCTAGGGCTAGCACAGTCCTACACTCCTACTATATATTCTTCACAGTAAATGAGCCCAATTATTCATACGAATATTTTCCTAaaaggtctttctaaatgtacctaacaaaaatttatataaacccataaatatatttatttctAAATattgttaattaaacaaactgaTTTAATATTCCCCACTTGAAAACGATATACCCGCAAAAAGAAACTAATTGACAAACAAAACCTGCCCAGCTCTTTATAACCGGTATCTCCATCAATCCCCCAGTTCCTATTTGAAGTTTTCAATCCCAACAACaagtttataata belongs to Rosa chinensis cultivar Old Blush chromosome 4, RchiOBHm-V2, whole genome shotgun sequence and includes:
- the LOC112198145 gene encoding protein TWIN LOV 1 isoform X2 yields the protein MESESGLLEQSINSRYSLWVQEALNELPDSFTVTDPYISGQPIVFASKGFLKMMGYSKTEVIGRNGRIFQGPGTCRRSVMEIREAIREERGIQINLVNYRRDGTPFWMLFHMCPVFSKEDGRVIHFVAVQVPILRKPRRRNGVGLVYEEESRVNESVYGSCRREVCSDSLVDLGSALSLECALDDADNRGLEIEETCEASELEKQRAASSMNNILSVLTHYSELTGRLVCGKRCNLTGVGLLSSSLNISLGRIKQSFVLTDPHLPDMPIVYASEAFFKLTGYARHEVMGRNCRFLSGEDTDSSATYRIKESVQNEKACTVRILNYRKDKSSFWNLLHVSPIRNASGKMEEACKNQDGHGLSPEMRQLSAVGAVRIAVRSLSMGAGTSKS
- the LOC112198145 gene encoding protein TWIN LOV 1 isoform X1, yielding MESESGLLEQSINSRYSLWVQEALNELPDSFTVTDPYISGQPIVFASKGFLKMMGYSKTEVIGRNGRIFQGPGTCRRSVMEIREAIREERGIQINLVNYRRDGTPFWMLFHMCPVFSKEDGRVIHFVAVQVPILRKPRRRNGVGLVYEEESRVNESVYGSCRREVCSDSLVDLGSALSLECALDDADNRGLEIEETCEASELEKQRAASSMNNILSVLTHYSELTGRLVCGKRCNLTGVGLLSSSLNISLGRIKQSFVLTDPHLPDMPIVYASEAFFKLTGYARHEVMGRNCRFLSGEDTDSSATYRIKESVQNEKACTVRILNYRKDKSSFWNLLHVSPIRNASGKIAYFVGVQMEEACKNQDGHGLSPEMRQLSAVGAVRIAVRSLSMGAGTSKS
- the LOC112198145 gene encoding protein TWIN LOV 1 isoform X3 codes for the protein MESESGLLEQSINSRYSLWVQEALNELPDSFTVTDPYISGQPIVFASKGFLKMMGYSKTEVIGRNGRIFQGPGTCRRSVMEIREAIREERGIQINLVNYRRDGTPFWMLFHMCPVFSKEDGRVIHFVAVQVPILRKPRRRNGVGLVYEEESRVNESVYGSCRREVCSDSLVDLGSALSLECALDDADNRGLEIEETCEASELEKQRAASSMNNILSVLTHYSELTGRLVCGKRCNLTGVGLLSSSLNISLDPHLPDMPIVYASEAFFKLTGYARHEVMGRNCRFLSGEDTDSSATYRIKESVQNEKACTVRILNYRKDKSSFWNLLHVSPIRNASGKIAYFVGVQMEEACKNQDGHGLSPEMRQLSAVGAVRIAVRSLSMGAGTSKS